The stretch of DNA TATACATGGCGATGCTCTTGGGACCCAAGTCATGAACTCAACCCTAGAAGGATAAGGTGTTGCAAGTCCCCAAAGGCCTCTTGCCTTTGAGCAACTTCAGTGGGTCCTTCTCAGCCCCCCAAGGTGATGGGGCCTCACCCAGCTCACCTGGGCCCTAGGGAAAGGGTCTGTTCTCACATTATTATGAATTTTcctgtgttcctttcttcttGTACCAACCTTTGCCAAACTGATTCAGAATATCCAAGATAAACTTTTCTTTATTAGGAAATATCTTGCCCACACTTTCAggtatcaataaataaataacttttattactttttccacaaacattattgagtgcctaccataACCCAGGCATTACTCTGGAGCCAGGGATATAGTGGTGAGGGTTGTGGGCACAGACAGTCCTGTCTATGGAGCACAGAGTCCAGTGGGGGACTCTGCCCATTGCCAGCCTCCACAGGTGATTCTCTTTTACTGGTTTCTTAGTGGGATGGACCATAGAAAGCTCATGGGTAGAAGCCTTGGGTCCACGAGCATGGAGTTGGTGAGTGTCCAGGGTCAAGGGGAtggaatttttaaatgcaaatctaagcaaaaataaatggatatataCTGATATTTTTGCTTccctttttacaaaaaaaaagacattaagtataatgtttgcCACCTTGCTTTCTTCATTTACTATATCTGGggctcattcttttttacagctgcatagtattccattgtagctGTGTCTTTTACCAAGTATCATGAAGTCATCTTCCTATGGATTTTAAAACCATAGAATTTGAAAGCTGCAAGGTATTGAAaaaaacttacattcccacacaTCTTCACTTTATAGAGAAGGGAACTGAGCCCCAGAGAAGTAAATACAGCCAGGTTTCCTGATTCACGCCTCAATCAAACCAGGATAATTAGCTCTAATAGGGGAAGGATTATAGCACCAAAAGATTGTGAACCAAGctattttgaaagataaaagaaggctttagggagggtgggtggggctcAAGAACCAACCCAGTGCTGGTGAATCACTGTCTTTAACCAGTTTTCTGTAATAGTAATTCCCAAAGTGGGAATCTTTGGCTTTTAACACATTGAGAATAATTGTGACTTTTCAATAAACCTCACGTTTACCTGGGGGGCAAAACCCTGAGCATCACTGCCCCCTTGGTTTGTAGGGAATCACTTTCTCCCCATTCAAAACTGATTTAAAAGCCACTCTTTAGCTTTATAATAACACTTTAAAGAAAGTTATCCCACTTGCTTATTGATTCAAGATTGAGTGAAGAGGTTAAGCAACCGTTGAGCCACTAGGGGGAGCTACTTGCCCATTGTTTCCAGAATACAGTAGGGGTTGTTTCCAGACCCGAGGGGCCACCGGGACCTCAGCAAAGAGTGGTGGTGACCGTGTGGGCTCAGCCCTTCTCAGGGCTGATTGGACCCAATTAGCTGTCATCCCTTGACCTCTCCCCCAGGGGCGTGCCCTGAGATCAAAGAGGACACCTTTTCCTCTTAGGAGGTATTTTATTTCCACTGAAAGCATAGAGTAGCTCttctaattgtttttcttttctttcctccgtTCCTGTTTGAATTTAATTCCTTGTAGCAGCCAAGCTGCTTTGTTTGAGAACAAAGCTGCTTAGCAAGTAATGAAGAACATAATTTCAGCAAAGCAGGATTCCTGGCCAAAATGTTGAAGTGAAtctacccatttaaaaaaaaaaaaaaatgccaatccAAACGAAACTGGcagaaaaactataaataatgGCTTAGAGTCTTTAAACAGATCACTGTCAGCTGCTCGTCTAAACAGACTAAAGAGATACCACAACTAAATGCAATTTCCACGATCCCACATAGGACCCTGGGTAAAAACGAACAGAAAACCTATAAAGGAAGATGATGGAGACAATTGGGGACATTTGAATACGGCCTCTAGTTTAGTTCATAGCGTTGTTTCCACGATAAATGTGACCACATTTGCAGTTATGGAAGGGAATGCCCTTATGTGTATCTGCTACAGTGTTTTAAGGTAAAGGTTCATGGTATTTGTCTACAATTAGGAGAGAGGGAGAcaacaaatgtggcaaaatgttaacaatccATGAACTCAGCTGAAGGGTATGTGGGTGTTTATTAAactattcttgcaacttctcTGTAGGTTACAAAGTTTTTCGAAGTTAAAAGTTGGGAAAGAAATATGTTAttaccagagagagagagaaggaaggaaggaaggaaagaaaaaaactgaagagtcTGGGGTCCCTGGGGTCTATGTGAGATGCTTATGTACAAGAACAGAGTGAGGGCATCTCCTTGTGGGGCTGGGATCTCCCAGCatgcacacaccccaccccacaaatGTGTACCTGTGGCGAATGCCgctctgaaaatgaaataaaatccagTTTTCCTGTTGGATGCAGAGAATATAGATTCACGACAATATGTAAGAAAAGAACCCCCCAAATTTGGTTCATTTTGATGTTGGACAAAATGTGTAAATTCACACATTTACTGGTGTTGGGATTCCCACCAATGCTTCTAATTGTTTTCTAGTTTCCAGcctgcatgttttattttatgaaaagaacTGTCTTTTTAGTAGCTGTGAATCATTGCTAATAAGATTAACTCATTaactaattatatttatttgttaactATGGGCTAAAGAAGGCAATGAAATCAAAACCAGGATGGAGAATCAACCCATTCCACGTGTAAAAGTATCCACCATGAAGGATAGACAAGGTCATCAGCAAGGGATTGCTTGACCCTGATTTTGGCACTCAGGGATACAGAGGTAGCCGCACGGTCCTAGGAAATCATGCACACTGATAGAGAGCTCTAACCTACGGGTGAGGCTGCCGTCTCTGGGAAAGCAGGTTCACAAACCCCTGGAgtgtatgtgtgttgggggggtgggggcgggggaggggatgtTTTGTAAAACTACCTGTTGATTCTACTACAGACCTACCTCCTGCTCACCTAATGATGAATCACTGCTCTTTAGCCTCTGTTATTGACAGAAATGTGTTCTTCCTTTTGGGAGAATAAGGGACAAAAGGTGGCAACCCACTGGTGCCTTCTTGAGTCGTTTTTGAATGCCTTTGGGAGGTTTTTTAAAATGGCTTctagagttattttttaaatcagcaatTACACCTGCCCCATGACTCAATCACATGTTTGTCAATAGTCAACCAATGATTGTTTCTCTGTGAcatgtttccatatttttattattctgtttcagGCAGAGTGGTAAATATCAGTAGTTTACAGGGTTCCAAAGCCCTTGAAAATTGCAGCGAAGATTTGCAGGAGAAGTTCCGATGTGAGACACTCACAGAGGAAGACCTGGTGGACCTCATGAAAAAGTTTATAGAGGATACAAAAAATGAGGTGCATGAGAGGGAGGGCTGGCCAGACTCTGCTTATGGGGTGTCCAAACTGGGGGTCACGGTTTTATCAGGAATCCTGGCCCGGCATCTGGACGAGAAGAGAAAAGCGGACAGGATTCTGCTGAATGCGTGCTGCCCCGGGTGGGTGAAGACGGACATGGGGGATGCTCACGGCTCCAGGACCGTGGAGGAGGGGGCTGAGACTCCTGTGTACCTGGCCCTGCTGCCTCCAGATGCCACCAAGCCTCACGGCCAGCTAGTCTGTGACAAAGTTGTCCAAAACTGGTGAATGTCTGCTTTGGCGCTTGAGGCTTAATAAACGTTCGGAGAATGAATGATCGAATTCCGGTGCTGTCGTCCGAGGTCTGCTTCTGTCCTTGGGGAGCATCATAGGAATCTCGCTGTGAGAAGGTGTTTGGTTCTGGAATCGAACTCAGTGATTTTGTTCTGCCCAAGCTCTACCCTGAGAAGGAGATGAACctagtccagtggttctcaaatattAGAagacattagaatcacctggaaggtgTGTTAAACCATTGCCCAGAATTGGGGTCCAAGGGTGGGCCCAAGATCCCAGGTACTGCTGGTATTAGGATGGCAGTTAGAGAACCCCTAGTCTCCTGAGAGGTCCCAGGGCTGCAGAGCGGGTCCCAGCCATGTTCCGGCTGTCCCCTGCTGTTTCTGGGTTGTCAGCTCTATAAGGATGAGGATTTATCCTGTTTCCTTAGTTCTGCAGCCCTGCTCTATGTCTCATTCTGTTTTCCTATATGTGAGTACATTGAAATTGGTTCTTACACTTATGAAGTTGTATGGCTGGAAGGACTCAGGAGGAATATCCTTATTTTGTTGGGTTATGGTTTCTTCCATAATGGGTTTTCCACTTGGGTTTTGCATTCTGCGTTCTTCCCAGAATGTTTGCAAGGTTGCCCTGCCACTCTTTTCATCTGGTTCATGCCTGGGCAACCGTGTCCAGACTATTTCTTTGTTCTGACACATGCAGATGTTTTCTCCTTAACCTATTCTGCTGCCCTGTGATAGTCCAGGGTGATTCTCTGGATGCGTCCCTGAGCCCCTTTTATGGTCTCTGAAAACAGTCAACTCCACTCCTTTCAAATGGGATTGGTTTTGCAACTAGCCTCCTGGGTTCTGGTTATACCCTGTAGAGAAAAAGACTCAGCAACAAAAGGAtcttacaaaagacaagaaatatatttgcaaagaaaGTTTGCAAGGGAGTCAAGACTTCAGAAGGAATGGGTAGCCAATGTTgactaaaaaaaatgcacaacgtgagagctgtgagttgagtttatttggggcaagatgaggactgcagcccaggagacagcatcccaggaaactgttccaaagaggcagggggcaaGATTAGGATacatgtattcttggtaaaggaggagtacatgcaatcaaacacatttttttgtaggggggTTTCTGCGAGTCACGAGGAGCAggcgtcaccatgtagggatttagtgctctTCTAGAGATGAGGAGATGCAAGTGTTGGGCTCATCAAATCAACTCCTGagaacatctaactatctgaggaCCTGTTCCGTCTGGCCcaattttccaaagcacagagtacctcattcctggtctccaccctgaattcccttcaggggatgtggaaggtcagcagctgcagcagcacgtgtgatttaatccttgtagtagaggcagatggcaggtGCCCATGGCAAGCGCCAACTTACAGTTGacaccaaacaacaaaaatgcaACAGGTGCACAACGGacaaaatataaaggaaagaaaccacaaatTTACCAAGTTTATGATGGGCTGTTCACAGTGGGAAACAGCAATGTTGTTGCTTGATTCTGACCACAAGTGTCACATATCTCCTGACAAGAGCATTGCAGAAATAAGGGGTAGTGGTGTTTTCCATTTGGAGATCAGTAAAGCATGTAAGTGCTCAAGGTTTCATTTCTGTGGAGGACCAGGACTACACAGGTGATACAGGTATTTCTGGTCCATGACAGGGTTCAAGGTATTTATTATTCTCGACTTTTGGACTTGCAATGGCCCCCTGGCCTGTTCAGCTCTCACAACCCTCACATCCCTTTTCTATCCACTTTGGGTGGAGGGAAGTCTGAATCCCACCCAGACTGCATTTCACTTCCTCTAGCCATCTCTACATTGCCTGATTAAATCCAGTATATTCGTCTCAGACCACAGctcctaaaacattttaatgactttttgcCTGGTTCTAAAAGCATTTTAATGGCTTTTGATGTTTCCTGAATATCTTTCATACTCTAGGCTTCTGCAGGCAGCTCCCAGACTGCTGCCAATGATGGGCAGAAGCACAGGGACCATGGATGGCGTCACAGACAGGAAATGCATGAGGAAACAGGCCAATCCCTTTCATCCCTTCTCCCCTTTTTGTCTCTAGCCATATCCCACCTTGACATTTTTTGGATCCACATGTAGCCCACTTAGAAGACCCCTAATTGTAAACTGCTTATCAGAATGGCATTTCTCATTTTCATGGAAAGGTCATGGGGGGGCTCTTATTGGATGGTCTGCTAGCACCCTCTTCTCAAGAATTACCTCCTGGCCCCACTCCCCCTGCTTGTTCCCCATGTTTGCAGCTGCAAGGTGACTCTGTCCTGCTAGCCTCTGCTGACGGCTCCAGCTGTAGACCCCTCCTCTGAAGAGCAGGACTAGCTGGGCAGGATCAGGGCATGCTCAGAGCTACTACTGTGAGTGGCCATGCCCCACCCCGTGTGGTCTAAGGAGCAGAGGGAGCCGGGCATAGCCAGAGAAGGAGGCAACTGACTCTCAAGAAGAACAGCTAGAGTGGCCCAAAGAGAgaagcccctcctcccccactggCATCCATTCCCCAGCTTCGTGTTCTAAGAGATGCTCCAAGCAACTCTTGTATCCTTAAAAGAAGTCTCCCTTTTCCTTAAGCTGGTTTGAAGTGGCTTactgttgcttgcaaccaaagGAGTCTAACTAATAGAAGTGCATGAAAACATTTCATAGTATgctgcaatggaaaaaaaaaaaggcttggaatcagaagggaaaaaaatcatgaattgGGAACCCACGGCATACTAGTCCATATGTCATGCTTAGTTTCTTTCTCAACGTTGTTTTACATAATTCTCACAGCAGTCCTCTGAGGTAGTTATTAATGTATTTTCCAAGTGAGGAAATAAAGGCTTGGAGAGGCTGAttaacttacccaagatcacacagctaagagTCAAGAGTCAGAATTGTATCCAGGACTGTCTGACAGCAAAATTCCTTGGTACCTAGCACTTGGTACATCCAGCCTCACTGTATCTAAAGACCACGGGCAACTCCCTTGGTGTAAAAAttaagggagggacttcctaggtggtgcagtggttaagaatccgcctgccaatgcagaggacacgggtttgatccctgctccaagaagatcccgcatgctacagagcaattaagcctgtgggccacaactactgagcctgcgctctagagcccgtgagccacaactattgagtgcgtatgccacaactactaaagcccacgcacctagagcccgagctccgcaacaagagaagccaccgcaatgaggagactgcgcacTACGATGAAGATTTGCCACCACTctttacaactagagaaagcccgtgtgcagcaacagacccaatgcagccaataaatacataaatttgtaaaaaaaaaaaaattaagggagaTGATATGTCGAATCTAAGGGATTTGCAAGCCATGTGGCTATTAGATCCCCAAACCAGCCTCTGTGTGAACTCTTCCATAAAGTAGATACATGaaataaggtgttttttttttttaaagtctttattgaatttgttacaatattgcttctgttttatgttttggttttttgtgccccaaggcatgtgggatcccagctccccaaccagggattcaacctgagccgcccaccccccaccccctgccatgcactggaaggtgaagtctcaaccactcaaccactggaccaccagagagtTCCCGAAATACAGTTTTAAAgtggcatattttattttttgtttattttttttggccgctccgtggggcatgtgggatcttagttccccaaccagggactaaacccacgccctctgcagtggaagtgtggcgtcCTAAGCACTGgctcaccagggaactccctaaagtggcaatattttaaatagattatcTCATACAATGTGTTTTCAGGCACCAAATGGAGCCAGAGATCCCATCCACATCAGCTTCTCTGTGATACACTTTTCTAAGTTGACACCCGTGGGAAACCCAAACACAGCATCAGCTTTAGACCTGGCCTGTAGATTTCACCCTCACCTACTGAACTGTAACAGGATTGTGACAGCCCAAGAACCTGAACAGTGATGCAGTGAAGATGAAACAGGTAATAATGAGGACCCTGACAAAGGTTTGCTTGTTACTGCAAGTCAACCACAAAGTGGGCACAGCATCAACTCCTGAACTACGCAAGACTTCTACCCAGATGGGGGAGAAGAGACAGGCTTAGAGAGTCACCAGTGCCTGCACATGGAAACTCAGAATGCATTTCCCTGCCCAATCTTCCTAATAAGTGGGCCAGCCTGATCCAGAGAACATCATTTCCTTGATTTATAGTGACTTCTTTATTGTCAAATGGGGTAAAGTTCTGATTTAAATTACATCTGAAGTGCCCTAATTCGGGTATTATTATGCAAGGAACCTACACTATTCACATGTCTTAAACAGATGAACACAGCTCGGTAGATCAAGGGTGACAAGACAAGGTAACCCAAGTAAACAGATCCTTTTAAGAATAAACTTTCAAATCTTAGTGGGGCACATTTACCATCAATCCTGATTATAAATGGAGTTCTTCTTTCAAGGGGTTACACTACCCTTATTCGTCaaagttaatttaaattaatCTCCCACACACCCGGCATTCTTTAGACCTAGGTGACCTAACTACAAGGCATATgtattatttcatataaatgcaacaGGACAAAGTTGTACATGGTGGTTTTGGCACAAACTGATTCTTCTTAATGATGGGTATAAGTAGTTCTTTTGTCTCTGTTAGTTCAATACAGTGTGGAGCATGGCTAAGActtgagaaaccaaaaaaaaaaaaattaaaaataaaaaataaatttaaaaaaagaaaaagaaaaagaagcttacctgtttgtcaattttgtttttgtaaaaatggAGTCTATCACATCTTCATTAGGAAATCAATGTTCGTGAAATTCTTTGTCTTGCCAAATGCTCAATCCtttacttttcttctgtttttactttAAGACCATTCTTAGAATTGACCATTAGAGGATTTACATCTAGGGCTCTCGGTACATGCTAAATGGATAGAGATGGAATCAGAATCAGAAGCCTGGC from Hippopotamus amphibius kiboko isolate mHipAmp2 chromosome 10, mHipAmp2.hap2, whole genome shotgun sequence encodes:
- the CBR3 gene encoding carbonyl reductase [NADPH] 3; amino-acid sequence: MSSYTRVALVTGANRGIGFAIARDLCRQFSGDVVLTARDTARGRAAVQQLQAEGLSPRFHQLDIDDLQSIRALRDFLRKEYGGLNVLVNNAGIAFKIDDPTPLDIQAEMTLKTNFFATRNVCSELLPIVKPHGRVVNISSLQGSKALENCSEDLQEKFRCETLTEEDLVDLMKKFIEDTKNEVHEREGWPDSAYGVSKLGVTVLSGILARHLDEKRKADRILLNACCPGWVKTDMGDAHGSRTVEEGAETPVYLALLPPDATKPHGQLVCDKVVQNW